GACGTTCGGCCGAAAGATCGGCTGCTCGAGCACGATCGTCGAATTCCAGACGTTGTCCGCTCCGAACTGGACCGGGATGAAATCGTCCGGTCCCGCGCTCGGATCAAAAATGATGGCCGGGAGAAAGTTCACCGCAGCAGCGATGTTCCGCTGATAGGACGCGTTGAAGTCGATCGACGGCATCACGCTGCTCCACGCTTCGGAGACCTGCTCCTGGGCAGTCTCGTAGGCCTCTCGAGCGCCGATCAGCTGGTAGTTCGTCCCGAGCGCCGAGCGAACGAGACCTGTCAGCCCGACGGGTACCGGAGCTTCCTGCGCTTCCGGCGACGGAGCGTATTGCCCCGCAACCTGCCCCGCGGCCATAAGGCTCATCGTCACCGCCACGCCGATGCCAGATATCAAAGTCCGCCGAGGGCGGATCAAATCGCTATTCATCCCTTCCTCATTCCACTTCCTCATGTATCGAATCTCAATCTTGGAGTTGGGTTGCTTCGTCAAAGACGATTTGGGTTAGCTGAACTGCAAAGTCGTCCGTCGCCACCCCTACCATCATCCGGGTGCCGGATTGCTTGAACAGCAGCCGAAACTCGGCCTCTGTCCCCGGGAAGCACCCTTCGTGATAGAGCTGCACCATGCCGTGCGCGTGGGCCGACATCGTGACGGATATGAGTTCGGGGTCCCCGTCCTTGAGGATGCCCGCCTGGATGCACTCCCGGACTCGGTCCATCCAGAACTGGTGGATCCCGGCCTGCATCCCTTCGATGTCGGCGGGCAGAGCGTCCATACCCAAATGGTCGATCCCGGTGTGCATGATGCTGTACCAGCGCGGATGCTCGACCACGAAGTTCAGATATCCCTCTCCCGCACCGATGAAACGGTCGAGCGGCGTAGGCTCGTTCAGCGCAGCGTAGAGGTACCCGGAGAACGTCCTGTGAGCTTCCCTGAGCACTTCGCCCAAGACCTCCTCACGGCCTTCAAAGTGTCGATAGATCGACGGTGCCGTAACGCCAAGGTCCCTTGCCAGCTTTCGCATGGAAAACCCGTCCAGCCCGACCTTGAGATACAATTCGCAAGCGCAGGCGAGAATCCGTTCACGTTGACCATTCATGTGAACACTGTAAACAAGGCGCCAGCACAGGTCAACGGCGAACGGCCCTATGGAGATAACACTGTTTAGTGCCAAAAGGTGCGAACCGGATACCGCAACGGTCGCTGACGTGCCACATATTTCTCGCCGCACACGACTACGTATCCGTGGCCCTGCCCTCCCCCCCCCCGGTCAGCGTGATCTGAATCCATCCCATTCCAGACCCAGGGTCACCTGGCTCTCAATGAAGGTGTTTCCCTAGGGGCACGTTCGAAGCAGCCCGTCCCCCGCTCCGGCTAGGCCCAACGCAAGTGTGTCAGAGGATGGCGTCTAGATAGAAATCCAGGCGGAAGCCCTTGGGATCCCTCAGGCCGTATCCCCCCATCGATCCGGAAGGGGCCATCCAGCAACTAGGCGTTGGCGCCGACCGAGTAAAAGCCATTGTCAAACTCGAACGTCTCAGAATTGCCCGCCCAACCGTAACCCGAAAACGGGAAAGCGGACCCGAAGATGGCGGTCAGAGCGACCGCTGCTCGAACACGCAGGTGATCCTCGCCGGTAAGTGCACGACCGCAGAGGCCCGCAAGACCGGAGTCCTGTCTCCCTCGCCCGCCACGGTCAGCGCCTACAATACGCCGAGCGTGGTGAGTCCCATCAATTCCCTTTAACCTCATGGACAACCTCGTCAGCGGGCCCTGCGTGCCCGCCGACGAAAGCGTTTCAGGATCCGTGGCGACGCAAACGGGTAGCCCTGCACAGTACCGGATCGTCACATACGACCCGTAGTACGAACCCTGCCGATCAGTGATCCATGGGAGCCGCACCGGTGAGTGAGTTTCCCAAGAACAGTTACTGCTACATCGCCCAGGGGCATGATTTTCATGGCCCCTATCACGATCGCGAGTACGGTTTCCCCATCTACGATGACGATGCCCTCTTCGGTCGGATGCTCCTGGAGATCAATCAGGCGGGGTTAAGCTGGATCACGATCCTGAGAAAAAAGGAAGGATTTCGAGCCGCCTACAGCGGCTTCTCCGTCGACGCCGTGGCCGAATACGGCGAGGTCGACCGGGCGCGCCTCCTCGCCGACACTGGAATTATCAGGAACAGACTGAAGGTCGATGCGGCGATCTCGAACGCTCAGCGCATTCTGGAACTGCGCGCGTCGCATGGTTCGTTCGCTGAGTGGCTGGACGTACATCACCCGCTCGAAAAGGCAGACTGGGTAGGCCTCTTCAAGAAGACGTTCCGCTTTACGGGTGGCGAGATCACGGGTGAATTCTTGATGAGTCTCGGATACCTCCCGGGGGCTCACGTCGAGGGGTGCCCCGTCTTCGACGAGGTCGCAGCCCTCAAGCCACGATGGATGGACTGACGTTGCCCAATACGACCAGGGCGCGGACTTTGAAACCGATGGAGCCCTTCCTGGCACCATGGTGGGCTCGTGGGCCGCACGCTCAGACACTGCTCGCCCGGTGGTTGCGATCCGAAGACGGCCCGGACTTCGAACGGGAGCGACTCGAAACATCCGACGACGATTTCATCGATCTCGACTGGACGTTTGACCCCCGAGAGGGAGCGCCGATCGTCCTACTGCTGCACGGGCTCGAGGGGTCCTCCGACCGCCGATATATGCGCAACGTGGCGCGCGAACTTCTCCAGCGTGGTGTCAGGGCTGTCGCCATGAACTTCAGAGGATGTAGTGGAGAGCCTAATCGGCAACTGCGCTTCTATCACTCGGGAGAGACCTCTGACCCCGGGCTCGTACTGAAAACGATTCGCGAGCGTTTCCCTGACCGCAGACTCGGCGCGATGGGCTTCTCTCTCGGTGGCAACATGATCCTGAAAGCGATGGGCGAGCGAGACGACGGTGGGACCGGGATGCTGGATGCATGCGTTGCCATGTCGGTGCCATACGATCTGTCTGCGGGATGCTCCCTGCTTGAGCGATCTGTCATGGGACGCGTCTACAGCGACTATTTTATGCGGTCATTACGGCAGAAGGTGTCCACCAAGCGCGACCGCCTCGCCGAGGTACTCGACATGGATCAGGTCGACGGTGCTCGTACCATTCGGGCGTTCGACGAGGCCGTTACGGCACCCCTGAACGGCTTCGACGACGCGGACGATTACTATCGGCGCTGTTCGAGCGCCGCTTTCCTGCCCGAGGTTCGGGTACCGACCCTGCTCCTTCACGCGCGCAATGACCCGTTCCTTCCCGCGGACTCGATCCCGGAAGCGAGAGCAGCAGCGAATCCCGACATTCGTATGGTGACGACCGACTACGGCGGGCACGTCGGATTCATCCAGGGATCTCTCCGGAAGCCAGACTTCTGGGGCGACAGAGCCGGCGCGGCATTCCTCGCGGATGCGTTGGTTTGAGGCACTGACAGCACCCGACAGACAGGAGGCCCCGACAACGCGAGGTGTGGGCCCAAGGTCAGGCCGGCAGTGTGTTCTTGAAGAAGGCGCGTCCATGCCAGGTGGCGGCGGCCTCACGCTCCAGATTACCCGCACGGTACTGATCCACACGAGTCAGACTGGTGTCGAAGACGTGGGTTCGTGAATCCACGTCGCCGGCCTTCGCCAGCTCCCTGAAAACACCTCGGGTCGCTGTCCTTACTTCACCATTTTTCCGGTACCAAACTGAAGAATGATCGATAAACGCAATGTCAATCTTCTGCCCCATCGCTCTGAGCTGATTCACGAGCGCGTCAATCGAGCAACCAGACGGCGCTTCTGCATCGACATCGACACCGATCAGCAGGAATTGATCGTCGAGTAGTGCACGCGCGGACCGAAGCGGCATGCCGTGGGCCGCCCATCGCTCGAGGAACAAGTCCACTACGCTCAGGCACGCTTCGCCTTCTGTCGCCTCAAGGGTCCGACTCAGGGGAAACACCCAGAGACGTCCGTGATCAGGAAGTTCCGAAAAAGGGACTTGTGGCATATCAGTCTCCCGCGTCCGCAGTCACATCTGCGACCGGCGGAGGATTTTTGTCGAGAAGGATCGCGACCCATCGAAGGTCTGGAGTGTTCTCGAGCCAGATCTTGAGGACTACGGTCAGCGGAACGGACAGCAGTGCACCCAGCGGGCCCCATATGAATCCCCAGAACAACAGAGACAGGATCACAACCAGCGTGGACAGCCCGAGCCGGCGACCCAGAAGGTTGGGTTCGATGATGTTTCCGAAGACCAAATTCACGACTACATAACCAGC
This region of Longimicrobiales bacterium genomic DNA includes:
- a CDS encoding TetR/AcrR family transcriptional regulator, giving the protein MNGQRERILACACELYLKVGLDGFSMRKLARDLGVTAPSIYRHFEGREEVLGEVLREAHRTFSGYLYAALNEPTPLDRFIGAGEGYLNFVVEHPRWYSIMHTGIDHLGMDALPADIEGMQAGIHQFWMDRVRECIQAGILKDGDPELISVTMSAHAHGMVQLYHEGCFPGTEAEFRLLFKQSGTRMMVGVATDDFAVQLTQIVFDEATQLQD
- a CDS encoding hydrolase — encoded protein: MEPFLAPWWARGPHAQTLLARWLRSEDGPDFERERLETSDDDFIDLDWTFDPREGAPIVLLLHGLEGSSDRRYMRNVARELLQRGVRAVAMNFRGCSGEPNRQLRFYHSGETSDPGLVLKTIRERFPDRRLGAMGFSLGGNMILKAMGERDDGGTGMLDACVAMSVPYDLSAGCSLLERSVMGRVYSDYFMRSLRQKVSTKRDRLAEVLDMDQVDGARTIRAFDEAVTAPLNGFDDADDYYRRCSSAAFLPEVRVPTLLLHARNDPFLPADSIPEARAAANPDIRMVTTDYGGHVGFIQGSLRKPDFWGDRAGAAFLADALV
- a CDS encoding DNA-3-methyladenine glycosylase I — encoded protein: MSEFPKNSYCYIAQGHDFHGPYHDREYGFPIYDDDALFGRMLLEINQAGLSWITILRKKEGFRAAYSGFSVDAVAEYGEVDRARLLADTGIIRNRLKVDAAISNAQRILELRASHGSFAEWLDVHHPLEKADWVGLFKKTFRFTGGEITGEFLMSLGYLPGAHVEGCPVFDEVAALKPRWMD